In Diachasmimorpha longicaudata isolate KC_UGA_2023 chromosome 4, iyDiaLong2, whole genome shotgun sequence, a single genomic region encodes these proteins:
- the LOC135161648 gene encoding progestin and adipoQ receptor family member 3 has product MMKLLAGVEEISEDGTSEINDTQATNNNNVDKSEEKKPFHNKATHVRPKQPAGSPIKGEVTLEDEERMRRLLPIEEAPEYLTHNPFILHGYRGYLTTKLCIESIFWWTNETINIWSHIFGWMLFLGLTLYDLCLLNIHAPFGDKIIVALLLVCFQACMILSSVYHTFSCRSEMDYWCFLCYDLFGIAFSLLAIYMSGVYYAFWCHKDLQQFYLITVLLIFVLAMVLQIPSLEVNGNVKLLVFVGWAIYGVLPTLHWGITMGGMENPMVKMLVPRVLGMYVISGVAFAIYLTKIPERWFPGSVDYIGSSHQWWHVLVVLALYYWHNTGMLYVEYRMNHGCPSNMVL; this is encoded by the exons ATGATGAAATTACTGGCCGGTGTGGAGGAGATTAGCGAGGATGGCACGAGTGAAATAAACGACACCCAAGcgacaaataataataatgtggaTAAATCGGAGGAGAAAAAGCCATTTCACAATAAG GCGACCCATGTGAGACCGAAACAGCCAGCGGGCTCCCCAATTAAAGGAGAAGTGACCCTTGAAGATGAGGAACGAATGCGGCGTCTTCTGCCCATTGAAGAAGCTCCAGAGTATCTCACACACAATCCCTTCATCCTCCATGGATATCGGGGATATTTAACTACAAAATTATGTATAGAAAG TATTTTCTGGTGGACCAATGAAACCATCAACATATGGAGTCACATCTTCGGTTGGATGCTCTTCCTCGGGCTGACCCTCTACGACCTctgtttattgaatattcacgCACCTTTCGGTGATAAAATCATCGTGGCCCTTCTCCTCGTCTGCTTTCAG GCCTGCATGATTTTATCGTCTGTGTACCACACATTCTCCTGCAGAAGTGAGATGGACTACTGGTGCTTTCTGTGTTATGACTTGTTCGGTATTGCATTCAGTCTACTGGCGATTTACATGTCCGGGGTTTATTACGCTTTCTGGTGCCACAAG GATCTCCAGCAATTTTACTTGATCACAGTCCTTCTGATATTCGTCCTGGCGATGGTACTGCAGATACCTAGCCTAGAGGTCAATGGCAATGTGAAACTCCTGGTGTTCGTCGGATGGGCAATCTATGGAGTCCTTCCTACATTGCACTGGGGCATCACCATGGGGGGCATGGAGAATCCCATGGTTAAAATGCTAGTGCCCAGGGTTCTGGGAATGTATGTCATCAGTGGTGTTGCATTTGCTATTTATCTCACTAAAATTCCGGAGCGTTGGTTCCCTG GCTCAGTAGATTATATCGGCTCCTCTCATCAATGGTGGCATGTCCTTGTGGTACTGGCACTGTATTACTGGCACAACACCGGCATGCTTTACGTGGAGTACAGGATGAATCATGGATGTCCCAGCAATATGGTATTATGA
- the LOC135161636 gene encoding cytochrome P450 4C1-like yields the protein METLWITVVSLSLIVGYKIFQKIYNYYLWRRRINEMPGPQARFPIIGVSWEIINLREEDRLRWFHKISSRYENGIFKIWIGVDPLVHITTPEYAEIILRSTKHIDKSMVYEYIEPWLGKGLLTSSGEKWFHDRKLITPAFHFGILEDFAEVIVEKAAILNKRLREQVQLHGQEPFDVFNMTGKCALDIICETAMGVNVDAQSQVENEYSRAVECISKNVVNRMMRPWLKLDWIYYRTKGGKQFKAAIETTHRRSTQVIEQKRAERQEKSTIVGDNQDANEEIKTKKRRAFLDLLLEASENTVRPLTIEEIREQVNTFMFAGHDTTGALMSWALFCIGNDEKVQSKIHEELDEVFGDSDEPVTTKQVHQLKYLDRVIKEVLRMFPSATAVSRSLSEDLQMGPYTIPAGCILTLQIYHLHRNPKHWPNPTHFDPDRFLPENSTNRHPYSWIPFSGGPRNCIGQKFALLEAKIVLTEIFRKWRVESRDNHDNIKLYTAIILRPCDGIYMNFYPRSRL from the exons ATGGAAACATTGTGGATTACCGTTGTCAGTCTCTCGCTGATAGTTGGttataaaatattccaaaaaatttataactaCTATCTATGGCGGCGAAGAATCAACGAAATGCCGGGCCCCCAAGCACGGTTCCCAATTATCGGTGTGTCGTGGGAAATTATTAATCTCAGGGAAGAAG ATCGCCTCCGATGGTTTCACAAAATATCAAGTCGTTacgaaaatggaattttcaaaatatggaTTGGAGTTGATCCATTGGTCCATATCACAACACCTGAATACGCTGAG ATCATTCTCCGGAGTACAAAACATATCGACAAATCGATGGTGTATGAATACATAGAGCCATGGTTGGGAAAAGGTTTATTGACATCATCAg GAGAAAAATGGTTTCACGATCGAAAATTGATAACACCGGCTTTTCATTTTGGTATTCTTGAGGATTTCGCTGAGGTGATTGTAGAAAAAGCTGCAATATTAAATAAACGGTTGAGGGAGCAGGTACAATTGCATGGTCAGGAGCCATTCGATGTATTCAATATGACTGGGAAATGTGCACTGGATATTATCTGTG AAACTGCAATGGGTGTGAACGTCGATGCCCAGAGCCAGGTTGAGAATGAATACAGTCGAGCTGTTGAATG TATATCAAAAAACGTGGTGAATCGCATGATGCGGCCCTGGTTGAAACTAGACTGGATTTACTACCGGACAAAGGGGGGGAAACAATTCAAGGCAGCTATCGAAACAACGCATAGGAGAAGTACGCAG GTGATTGAGCAGAAAAGAGCTGAGAGACAAGAAAAGTCGACAATCGTTGGTGATAATCAGGATGCAAACGAAGAAATAA AAACCAAGAAAAGGCGAGCATTCTTGGATTTATTGCTCGAGGCCAGCGAAAATACCGTAAGACCGTTAACTATCGAAGAAATACGAGAGCAAGTCAACACTTTTATGTTTGCG GGTCATGACACAACAGGGGCACTCATGAGTTGGGCCTTATTCTGCATCGGAAATGATGAGAAAGTTCAGAGTAAAATTCATGAAGAGTTGGATGAGGTTTTCGGTGACTCGGATGAGCCAGTCACTACGAAACAAGTTCATCAGTTGAAATATCTGGACAGAGTTATAAAAGAAGTCCTGAGAATGTTTCCGAGTGCAACAGCTGTCAGCCGAAGTTTGTCTGAGGATTTACAAATGG GTCCCTATACGATACCCGCAGGATGTATACTGACGTTGCAAATTTATCACCTCCATCGTAATCCAAAGCACTGGCCAAACCCAACGCACTTCGATCCTGATCGGTTTCTGccggaaaattcaacaaatcgACATCCGTATAGTTGGATACCTTTCAGTGGTGGTCCACGAAATTGTATTGGTCAGAAATTTGCCTTACTGGAGGCTAAAATTGTGCTGACCGAAATATTCCGAAAATGGAGGGTTGAGAGTCGCGATAATCATGATAATATTAAGTTATATACAGCGATTATATTGAGACCCTGTGATGGCATTTACATGAACTTTTATCCACGAAGTCGTTTGTAG
- the LOC135161649 gene encoding progestin and adipoQ receptor family member 3-like — protein MTRKIGIASRLTDQLRNSTVNHGRNYRKKSDEGLLHDDALEKEKEKEMRRILTIEEAPNYLRHNPYILNGYRGCKTKKLCVESVFWWTNETVNIWSHVLGFIFFFVLACYDVYFTDASYLQKAIGLFASINFQIALISSTIYHIFSCRNDKIYDCLLAVDMFGISLSLLAIYLSGIYFAFTCYEYHRFFYLITVLLIFTIAIVLQIPQYNFSPNVKISVLFGWAAYGILPTLHGIIVMGGLQHPMVQQLFPRIMGMYAITSLAFFLFETKIPERFFPGAVDYVGSSHQWWHLLILFAFFYWRNTGLLYFEYINNHGCIVLT, from the exons ATGACGAGGAAGATTGGAATTGCATCGCGGCTGACAGATCAACTGAGAAATTCAACCGTAAATCAC GGGagaaattatagaaaaaaatctgatgaAGGTCTACTGCATGATGACGCCCTGGAAAAGGAGAAGGAGAAGGAAATGAGGCGAATTCTCACAATCGAAGAGGCCCCGAATTATCTAAGACATAATCCGTATATTTTGAATGGATACAGGGGatgtaaaacgaaaaaattgtgtgTGGAAAG TGTTTTTTGGTGGACAAATGAAACTGTCAATATTTGGAGTCATGTCTtaggttttattttttttttcgtattggCATGCTATGACGTCTACTTTACAGACGCGTCATATCTACAAAAAGCTATAGGCCTATTCGCGAGCATAAATTTCCAG ATTGCCCTGATTAGTTCAACAATTTATCACATCTTCTCCTGCAGAAATGACAAAATCTACGACTGCCTGCTAGCTGTCGACATGTTTGGCATCTCCTTGAGTCTATTAGCTATTTATCTCTCGGGAATATATTTCGCTTTCACGTGTTACGAG TATCATCGATTTTTCTACTTGATCACAGTTCTCCTAATTTTCACAATCGCAATCGTACTGCAAATTCCTCAATACAACTTCAGTCCTAACGTCAAGATATCAGTTCTCTTCGGCTGGGCAGCCTATGGGATTCTACCGACGCTTCATGGAATCATAGTCATGGGTGGATTACAGCATCCCATGGTACAGCAGTTGTTTCCCAGGATAATGGGCATGTACGCTATAACTTCACTGGCATTTTTCCTCTTCGAGACTAAGATACCTGAACGGTTCTTTCCAG GTGCTGTTGACTACGTCGGGTCTTCCCATCAGTGGTGGCATTTGTTGATACTGTTTGCATTCTTCTACTGGCGTAATACCGGTCTCCTTTATTTTGAGTATATCAATAATCACGGGTGTATAGTACTTACATAG
- the LOC135161641 gene encoding proton myo-inositol cotransporter-like, which yields MEIEEARYNVNKNAGKTRQLIATVMANMYTFMAVVLLATLVSTYDQLGLILRPQNNISFQVVAPFSMLLGFPIARFSCELYGRKFTLCIAAIPLTLCCVLLSVVENTLVLLTIAFALGGVGSALCLFTVPIYVAEISCDGIRGGLGTVRAIFMTIGLASAYLITYKRAFRDSAYIVMFFPLFLGLGFAFMPETPIYLYGTSGIEDTTKSLMQLRGNNQACVTYELSRMRENGQMMVSSKSYCFGKFFKDPGKRRGFIAACGLLCGQSVWQVITALHIWMHMHGLITADKVRVIPVIIFLTCQILGSIASSILMRWGGRRQLLFVSCIGTIIYFVAYVTIALLPYNLHASVWILIPLAILSIIAYYAGIGTLPSVIATEVFPRAVLSLGYMWSVTISWIVLFLLVGLTSLIDIPAYTAALINVGLCICYFVFIVAFVPETKGSNIEEIARGLRSGYKQ from the exons ATGGAAATCGAAGAAGCAAGGTACAATGTCAACAAAAATGCGGGGAAAACGAGGCAGCTGATTGCCACTGTCATGG CCAATATGTACACCTTTATGGCCGTCGTCTTGCTAGCAACTCTGGTGAGCACTTACGATCAACTTGGCTTGATATTGAGGCCCCAGAATAACATCAGCTTCCAAGTGGTAGCCCCTTTCTCAATGCTCCTCGGCTTTCCCATTGCCCGTTTTTCCTGTGAACTCTACGGCCGTAAATTCACCCTCTGCATAGCAGCGATTCCTCTCACCCTCTGTTGCGTCCTGCTCTCCGTTGTGGAGAACACCCTGGTCCTCCTGACCATCGCCTTCGCCCTCGGAGGAGTTGGAAGTGCCCTGTGTCTCTTCACGGTACCGATTTATGTGGCTGAGATATCCTGCGATGGCATACGAGGGGGACTTGGCACAGTTCGTGCTATATTCATGACCATTGGATTGGCAAGTGCTTATCTAATTACTTATAAACGGGCATTTCGGGACTCTGCGTACATTGTCATGTTCTTTCCCTTGTTCTTGGGATTGGGGTTCGCATTTATGCCCGAAACGCCGATCTACTTGTACGGGACTTCTGGAATAGAAGACACTACGAA GTCCTTGATGCAACTGAGAGGCAATAATCAAGCCTGTGTCACTTATGAACTATCTCGTATGAGGGAAAATGGCCAAATGATGGTCAGTTCAAAATCATATTGTTTCGGGAAATTCTTCAAAGACCCAGGAAAACGTCGCGGTTTTATCGCAGCTTGTGGTCTGCTCTGTGGACAATCGGTCTGGCAAGTGATAACCGCG ctgcatatttggATGCACATGCACGGGCTTATAACAGCTGACAAAGTGAGAGTGATTcctgtgataatttttttaacgtgtCAAATCCTCGGATCGATTGCATCGTCAATCCTAATGCGCTGGGGAGGACGCCGACAGTTGCTGTTCGTGTCGTGCATTGGAACGATCATTTATTTTGTAGCTTATGTTACAATTGCATTGCTCCCTTACAACTTGCACGCATCAGTGTGGATTTTGATTCCTTTAGCAATTCTGTCCATAATTGCTTACTATGCTGGTATTGGTACACTGCCATCGGTCATTGCCACCGAAGTATTCCCACGAGCAGTCCTGTCATTGGGCTACATGTGGTCTGTCACCATCTCCTGGATTGTGCTTTTTCTTCTCGTGGGGCTTACCAGCCTCATCGACATCCCAGCATATACAGCAGCTTTAATTAACGTTGGACTGTGTATATGCTACTTTGTCTTCATTGTGGCCTTCGTTCCTGAGACCAAGGGAAGTAACATCGAAGAGATTGCCCGTGGATTACGCAGCGGTTACAAACAATAA